DNA from Nematostella vectensis chromosome 5, jaNemVect1.1, whole genome shotgun sequence:
GAGCGAAAACTCTATTTTTATTCAGCGTTGAAGCTACGTTTGCTTGGGTAGCTTTGTCTCGTTGGCGCGCGTGTGCAAAATAACTTGATTCACTGATTTGACTCACCTTTGTCGGTGGTGTGACATCAACGAGTACTCCATCCGACACAGCCTGTGTACGAAGCCCTGCATTATCTACGCATGACACAACGGTATAATACCGCTGTCCAGGAATGAGCCTTACGTTAGTAGCGCGGGCGACAGTTCCTTGGACGAAATCCTTGAAAGCCGTAACAAACCCCGCGCTGTCTCGGATTCCGAACCGACAAGATGCGATTCCGCTCTGCAAGTCCACGAACGCACCAACAGTAGTGGTCAACGTGCAATGTGTCGTACACGAAGTGACGTAATTGTCTGGAGTTACTAGGCCTGCTGCAGGTGGAGTCAAATCAATGCTGATAGGTCCTGTGGTGCCAAGGTTATGCTGGCCAGCGGCGTTCCAAACGCGAACTGTAATGTAGTAAGTTCCGAGCTCTTGCAAAACACAGTCCTGGCACGTGACACTAGTGGCGTTAGCAGTGAGCTCTCTCATTGGCTGAGATTGACATCCGCCAAGACTCTTTCCCACGCAGTATTCTGATTTGATCACACCACTTTGTAGGTCACGTGATGACCAAGTGGCGGTAAGACGCCCACCAGGTCCCAACCATCTCTTGTCGATGTTCGTCTGTCCATCACGATGACAAAAATGTTAGATAGTAAACATTGGTCTAACCTGataatttgtttgattttatcTCCATTTGATGTATGGCGGCAAGGTCTGCCCAGACTGTAAAAGTTAATGTATTTTATGGCTTTGAAACTGGCTTAAAATATAACAAGAAGCTCAAAATATGAATTGTAATTCCTTTTCCCCCCGACTTAGCTTGCTGACAAAATAGTCCATGAAAATACTTAGACATTAAACATTCAGACGTCGAATTAGTGTTGTCTTATTTTTCGCAGGGGCAACTTTGTCCGCTGTACATCAAAATATGGATCTAAAATCGCAATTTGATTTTGTTAGCTCCGCCCCTACCCTCCCCGGCCTAGCTCTACCGTCCATGTTTTCCTATTTCTTACTAATAAACGTTCCAATTATCTAACATAGTTACCCTTACCATCATAATCTCCGGAGGCGTGGTATCCACAATGAACCCATTTGACCACCCTTCGGACGTCATGCCCGCGCCATTGGTAGCCCTTACAGTGACGTAGTAATGCCCTCCCGAAGTCAAGGACACGTTCTTTGCTGTCGCCGCCATTACTTTTCCAACGTCCTTGAAagctatgacgtcatcatggCCAGGGGACCTCCCTAATGCCCATTTGTATCCCACAATGCCACTCTCCGGATCTGAGAATCCGCGCCACCGTGCCGTTACCGTTGTTACCATGCCAACGAAATCAATATCCTTGCTAAAGTCATGGCCGTCAATAACTTCCCCGACAACTGGAGGAGACACGTCGACAACAACTCCGTCTGAATCCGAGGTTACGGTGAAACCGTCTTTATTGGCGCATTTGATGCGGTTGATGTAGCGTGATCCTGGCTTTAGACTTAATCCATTCCTAGTCGCCCGATCAGCCGAACTAACAGACTCCTCGAACACGTCGCTATCGTTTCCGTACGAGTTCCTATCGATGGACGCCGATTGTTCCACGAGGCTCCACGTACAATTATCAAGTCCCGAATCAGTGTCGATAAAGCCTCCCCATTGTGACGCCATTGTGCCTGTGTCATTAGTAAAGTCGATGTCCCTAGTAAGCCCATCTATGACATCACCCTTTGATGGTGGTGTGGTATCGATTGTAAATTTCTCTGACGTCATCACTGTCGTTAGCAGTGCGTTATTTTGCACTATGACGATGACGTAATACCAAACTTGGAAGACGGGAAGGAATGATGGTACGATTGTTGACGTTGCACTTCCAATTGACAAGGCATATGATTGACAGCTGTCAGGAGATTTGCTGACGCAAAATTTGGACTCCAAGATCCCGCTCTCCTTGTCTTCGATTCCGTCCCAGGCTACGTTCAGCTGGACTTCGTTCCGGGACTGATTGATCACCCGGTGAGATACTCTGACGATGGATTTGGTAGGCGGAGTAATGTCCACAGTGAACCCGTCCGAACTGCCAACACCGCTCAGTCCACTGAGAGATGTCGCTTTTACTGTGACGTAATACCTATTTCCAGGAGACAAGAAATCGACGTCAGGATCACCGCTGACCGGTACCCCTTCCACGTGAGTCTGCAGCCCGAGACTTCTAAAGTGCGACACGTCGTCTTTACCAGCGGAGGTTCCAACAGCCCAGGCGTAGTCGACGACAGGGTCGCGCAAGTCAGAGTAGAAATTATCCCAGTTGGCGTGTATAAGTTTAGCACTTGTGATGTAGTCCTTGTCAATGTAGGACGACCCATCTCGTACAGTTGCTGGCCTGGGCCACACCGAGACGACACGAAACCCATTGGACTTTGACacgctcgtcaacttggctcCATTATTACACACGATGGCATTTAAGTATATACCTCCCTCTGTAAAGTTCAAGGAGCTGTATGTTTCATTAGTTGACAAAATTGTCTTTCCACGTTTGTATGGTCCTTTCAGATCCATTGTAAATATATCTTTATCTCTAGCATCGCGAATTGACCATCGACAAGATTCTACTCCACTCTCAAGGTCTTCCACTCCGTCCCAAGAGGTCTTTAGCTTATATTCCATCAAAGCTGTCCTCATGTCACTTTCGATATCACCATCAGTAACTTCGCCGATAAGGGGAGGGGTCGCGTCCACTAGTACCCCATTAGACGTCCAAGAAGCGGATGCCCCTGCCCCGTTAGTTGCCTCAACTGTTACAAATATATTTTCGCCAGGATTGACACGACATAAAGGACATGCGAAACTTGAAGCCTTCCCGACGTTTGTCGGGGGCTTGAGTTGACAGCCGAAGGGTGCAGTTCCGATGCAGTATCGACTTCGAATAATTCCACTCTCCGGGTCTGAGATTCCTTCCCAATGTGCGGACAAAGTTCCGTTTAAAGAAATGTACTCCCAGTCATCTCCACCATCTCCGTCATAAACACTTCtttggtcaccctgtggtgGAGTTGTGTCGACAACAAGAGGAAGGGCTTCGACGGTAGTGTTGAGTCCAGCGGCGTTTCGCGCCACCACTGTAACGTAGTACAAATTTCGATGGAAGAGCTTCAGGCCAAGTTTTGTGTACTTGGTCCCTAGACCAATGTTTGTAAAAGAAATTACGTCATCACCCTGAGCAGTAGTTCCCATACCAACTTGATAGTCGGCCAATGGGCTCTCTGGATCTGAAAATGGAGTCCATGATATTGTGACCGAGTCCGTTTCTTTCTGGTACTGTTTGGAAGAGTCACGGGACACGCCTACTAGCACGGGTCCAGTCGCTAGCGGTTTGGAATCGTCCACAATAAACGTCTCAGACCAGACCTTCGTAGACAGGCCGGCCTTGTTATAACACTTGACGATTGCAAGGTAACTCTTTGATGGGGTGAGATGAGCACGTGGTATCAGCACATGACCAGTTGGCGCGTCAGGTACGGTAGCCACCTTGTTACCGTCAGACAATCCGTCTATAAATACATCACAAAAGTCTATTCCACTTTCCTCGTCCCTAAAGTTCCTCCAGTGCACTTCCGCCGAGTCAACACCAACGTACTTCCGGTTAAGGTCAGGGCTTCCAATCATGACAAAACCTGCTTGCGGGGGAGATCCATCCAATACGAGTGCCTCAGAGCAGCCCCGTGACAAGAGATTAGCACGATTGCGTGACGTGACTGTCACGTAGTACCTCACACCCTGTTTGAAGTTTTGATCAGATTGTGTTGTGTTTGCGCTTGTTGTGGAACCGATGGTAGTAAGAGGCTGAACCTGCGCGCCGCACTTGCTTGTACCTATCCCCCATTTATAGTACCAGACCTCGCTCTCATTTTCAATAAAGGGATCCCAATGGGCGAAGACGTGCGATGTGCTTGGCGAGTAGTACGCCCTGTCCGCTGCGTTGTACTTCCAGTCGCCTACTGCTGCGTTTCCGGGAAGTATTTGAGTTGGTAGGGGTGGGGTGCTGTCTATGGTGATTCCATTAGACGTTATCTCGTTTACAGTGCCTGCCTGGTTACGGTATCTCAAATGAACAAGGTATGTCTTGCCGTTCTCTAGCGATAGCGGTCGCTCAGTCATGACATGGGTAGCAAGCCCAACGTCAGAATAATCCATAGCAACTTTATTGGTGACATTCTCTTTGACGGCCCATTCGAATGTCTCAATACTGCTTTCCAAGTCCCAGATCCCCTCCCAGTTAGCTGCGACATCCGTCAGTGACGATTGATAGCGCAGATCAGGCTCCAGTCTACCATCGTTGACAATGCCGCGGTTAGGGGGCGAGTGATCAATCAGGACACCGTCTGAACTCATGCAGTTTCTCAGGCCAGCTTTGTTGATGGCACACACTATAAAGTAGTATACATCGTCCGTCAAAGTAAGTCCTGTAGCTCGCGCATTGGTAGACAAGCCAGCATCACGCCATGCTAAGATTTCCGGTGTTCCGCCCCTACTCCGACTGATGCCGTACTCATAACTCTTAATTCCTGACTCGGGATCCACGAAGCCCTCCCATGACGCCGACATCTCCGTCAAGCTATCTTGATAATCGATATCCTTTCGGGTCTTGCCGTCTATCACACGTGCATTCCGGACATATGGCGGAGTAATATCTGCCGTGAAGCCATCGGAGCTGACCTCGTGGCTGAACACATCTGCCATGTTAGTGGCCTTGATCTTGGTGCAGTATGTTTGGCCATTAACGAGCTTGGCGTTCTTAAAAGTCAACGCTGTTGCAGTCGGGGGTGAGAGTCGGAGGAATGTATTCCCTGTCACGTGATAATTACCACCGATACAGCTCCCGATGGCGTAGTAGTACTGCTTAACCCTCGTGTGGGGTTCAAGGAAGATAGTCCACGTCGCTTTGACAAAGTCCAGAGATGTTTGGTAATCGATATCCGAGTTCGCGGTCGGTCCGTCCGATACTTGCCCAAGACGAGGAGGTGAAGGGTCCGGAATGATGAGATCTGATGACGCGTCTGTTTGGAGGAATGCATAATTGACAGCTCGAATGATGATACGATACGAAGACCCGTCAACTAGCGCTAAACCTGAGAAGGAAGCCTTAGTCGGTAGACCAGCACCTGGGATTCGCTTAAAGTCTGAGTTCTTGATAGGTCTAGAGTCAGGAATAACGGCCCAGAGGAAGTAATTGATGCCGCTGTGCCCATCACTAAACCCCGTCCACGAAACGGCAAGCGTGGAGTTACTCGAAACGTACACGCACGGCTTACCACTGCAAGTACTAGTTGAGCCACTGACCAAAACTCTACCAGTGAACACGGGGCGAGAAGTATCGACTACGACCCCGTTGGAGGTCGCCTCCACGGTTAGTCCCACCGCATCTCTGGCTCGCACAGTTACAAAATACTGTGCGCCACTTGTGAGACTAAGCCCAGAATGGGCTAGGTATGTTCTAAGTCCAACTGAAGTCCAACCAATGATCTGATTCTTATCCTTGTCAGTGATCTTGTACTCGTACCCTACGATTCCGCTCCCTGTTGCGCCATCATTAAAGCCATTCCAATTGGCCGAGATGGTACTTCCGTTTGACTGATGACTGACGTCAGCTCCTGTTCCATCATTGACCGTCCCAGCGCGCGGAGCATCCTGGTCTATCAGTACACAGTTTGACGTCGCTTCTATAAAGAGCCCAGCTTCATTGTACCCTCGTACAAGTGCACAATACCGCTGACCGGAAGTAAGTACCAGTTCGCTTATAGTGCCTGATCGTGCAAGCGCAGTGTTGGAGTAGCCGGTGATGAGACTAGACCCTGCTCGCATCACAGACCATTCGTACTTTTGTATACCGCTATGGACGTCACTGAAAGCACCCCAGTTTGCCTTGTAAGAATTAGTCCATTTGGCAAACTTCAAATCGATGCCGTTACTTGCTCCGTCGAATATGGCACCAGCGATTGGCTTTGAGGTGTCGACGACGACGCCATTGCTCATGCGCACTGTGAAAAGGCCGGCTTTTGTGAAGGCTTTTACTTCAACCtgaatttgaaaacaaaaaggtggctcattttttgtttttctataaGGATCCAGTTTTATACTGCTCATTAATGGTTCCTAGCCTTGCATTAGTCATATCATTagataaataaacacaatgcACAATTGGGGTGGGGAAGGAGGGGTTGCGGGAGAGTACAACTTGAGAATATCCTTCGCGGCTAAATAGATACTTgctttctgttgaccacagtATACATTTGGGCTTTTAAGAAGAGCCTTAAACCCGTCCCTCCCTCCACGGGACTTAAAATTAATCTCAATATTTATAAAAGGTCACAATATTTAAAAGAATCATTCGGCCAAAAGAGCACCCATTACCGCATTGGAAAGGTAAGAGTAGTACCTTAATTGTTGATCCATCAACGATATTTCCGAACGTCTTGGATGCAGAAGTGGACAATCCCACAGGCGTGTATGATTGGAGAACAGACGAAGAACTACTACGAAATGGTGTATACAAGACCTGCCACTCATAACGCGCTATACCGTGACGCGAGTTAAACCCGCCCCAGACTGCCGAGATATCCTTAGTCGACTGGTAACTAGCATCCCCGGATGTTCCGTCTCTTACCCAGCCGCCACTCGGTCTGGTTGTATCTATGGTGATAGCGCTGCTACAAACTAAAGGCCTGGTCACGCTGCGCATGTCGATGGCTTGGATTGCGAGTTTATAGCTTTTGTTATCTTGCAAGGATAGACCTGAGATTGTTTGCTTGGGGTTGGCGTTTGGGAAAAGACCACTTTTTGCTGCTGTCGTAGAGCAAGCGGCAGCTCCATCTGTAGTGAATAAAAATGATTCTATGTTACCTTTACTACTATAACACGGCAAATTTTCTTTCACAAATAGGTGACTTGCACTGTAAAATCAAGTTACTTATTGGCAAACTCGTGCCAAGACTAAAAAGACTAAATTGAATTCGACCGTCACGCCAGAGAGTGATGAAAGAACTAAATATCCCAATAAGAATAAGCTCTTTCTGACATCAGAGCGTTGACGGACTTCGAAAAGCTTGATGGTGGGAGGTGGGGGAGGGTCAGTGTACAAGAGAAATTAAGTAACTGGAGGGGGGCTCAACCATGCCCCTATTAATCATGtcattatatataaaaaaaactctcctCCCCGTTCCTCCCTGGCCCCGACAGGCGTTACGGCACTGgacaaagaaataataaaaatgatgatCCGCAAGCGATGAATAAGTTGTCTtctgtttgtctgtttttgttgttgttgttgttgttgttatttaccTTCAAAAGCCGTATTCTGAGCACGCAAATATGACCGACCCGGTTCATGAAACGAAAGTTTCATACGCGAAAGTTTGTATATAAAAATTCTATGTAATAAGGAAATCGCcgaaaaattgaaaacaagTTCAACCACTCACCAAGAAGGTACCACTTGAGCCGCATCACTCCGCAGCTGACGGTAAACCCGGAAATACTGACGTACAACGCGCTAGTACTATGCTGGAACGCGGCACCGGAAGTAAAGCTGCTATCCTTAAACTGGACACTTCCGGTCTTGATGGTGATGGGGTCTGTGTGTGCTGCGGGACACGCCCCGAGTCGGCCATTGCATCTGGTAAAAAAGGATACAGTTTATAGCGGTAATTAAAGTCGGAATAATCCTCAAAGAGAATGATTGTTAGATCGTTTATGTTACTTGCCAATTTCTTTTTAATGATGTTCATATATCATATCAATTAACCTTTAATTAATTTTGGCTACATTGAGTACATATTCGACATTTCCCAATCgataaaaaggcaaaaaatcaacaatcaaacaatcaaacaatcagtattgcatttaaaaaaaagttgtgtCGTGAGATCAACTTTCAAGTCAAAGAATTGCACTAATGCCTCGCGTGaacaacactatatatatttGGCTGTCTTTGTATTTCTATCTTTTCTGTTTCTGTTATAAAAGTTCGTTTGATCGCAACGCTAATCCTAACTCACTTTTCGGGCTGGTCGCAGCCGTCCTTGGCCGCTCTACATATGGTGGCAGCAGCGCGATAGATATCCCGACAAGTCCCGTCACCATTACAGACTGACGTGCGCACGCAGCTTGAAGACGGGTAGGATGATTGACATGTATAAGCCACACCACTGCATATCCCATTAGCGCACTTGTCCTGCTTAGTGCAAGCATTTTTGTCGTCACAAGTCACGGTGGGCCGGTTCGTCCAGGCACCCGAAGGCTTGGTAGCCGCGTCATACAAGTCACACCACTGACATTGGTTAGCAGGGTTGATAGCTTGGTGATTAAAGTCTTTGCCTGGAACAGGTGATGATGAGGTAAAATATAAAGGCTGCCTTCTTCGCAGACAAACACAAACCCCCTTCGCCTTCTCCCCAAACCCACTATGCTTTCACTTACAGAAAATGCTGGGAGTTTGATATATTTGGCAGTTTATGGAaacgtttatttttaatatccCTTTGCCTCTCAAATTCCTGGATTTCCACGAAGCACGATTCGGGAACCTCCCCACTCCACTAAAATATGTGATGTTAAAATTTTAATGACACCCCTTCTCTTTATAATGTCCTACGCTATTTTGATAATGGTTCTTGTGCCTCAATATAGGGTTTCTAAACTGATGTTACACTTACCTGCTATTTTGCAAGTGCATTTCCCAGCGACATATCCGAAGCCAGGTTTCTGGCTGCACGAGTTCCCGTTACATTTCTGACAGTGCGAGTTGCACGTGAATGGCGTGCTAGTGCATATCCCATTCCTGCACGTATCCGCGCGTGTACATGCGTTGCCATCGTTACACGAGACACCATTTCTGTTTGACCAAGCACTTGTGCTGCCAGTTGGGTTACACCACTGAAATAACAGGAACAAACGTTTAATTAGGACCAAGTTAGTATTTGTTATAAcgccaaacaaaaaaacaaaagcctCAGGAATGCTGCAATTCTTGGTGGCGAatagcctgtgtagcaagcCCAAAGGGTTGGGAAAGCAGAGAGGAGACGAGGCGCTCCGTCCTTCTCTCCAGGCGCACGGGATCCCTCGTTTTCCCAAGCCCTTTGCGCTTTCTATGCAGGCTAGGTGGCGGAAACATGTCATTCTTACACCATTTAACTACAATACATTTAGAGGAAACAGCGATTGAAAACAGCCTCTGGATCTTTACTTTTAACTATATGCTTTTTGCACTACTATCCTCGTATTTTAAGTGTTCTTGAATACTACGACCTACTTGGCAAGGATTCCCAGGCTTGAGTTGTTGATTGGCAAAGCATGCGCGTGTCCCCCCGTGCTGTATAATGCAGTAACCGGATTTCAGGGGGCACCCACGACCATCATGACTCTCACACGGTAAGCAAGAGTAGGGCGTACCCATACACGCGCCGTTGGAACATCGGTCGTTCTTTGTTTGGACGTTGTTGTCGCTACATGGAAGTGCGTTGTTGTTTGTCCACTGATGAGGATTGGCACTGTTGCATTCCTAAACACATGCAAATGGAAAGCATTTTATAAACTAATCTGAGGTCTTACGCATAATCTGATTGGTTCGGTTTATGCACTTTCAAATCTCTCCTTGAAGGTCGTGCGATTATTATAGCATTGGCGAAGGCAAAGAAGACTGCGACAGCGAAAACAGTTGAAATTTGAAATCCAGCAAGTGAAAATGGGCTCTCCATAATACATTCACTGGTTCTCCATCAAATCATGCACTTTTTACATTCGCGTCTTTCAAGCAGTCGCCGATGTCCCAACACCCAACACTATGGAATTTAAGATACGAGTACGGCGACGGTAGAAAATAATGGAATTAATTTGAGGTGAGAATGCGTTTTGTCTGATAGATTTCCAACCGTCCTCCgccaaaaaaagtaaaatttcaAGTTTACGGCCAGGTGAGTACGTGGCCGGTTGGAGTATAAATTCActcttctctgtttcctatccTAGAAAGAAGCTTACGGTTAATTTTTGTTAGTTTCTTAATATAAAGTCTAGGTAACGTCATCGAAACTATTATGGAATGTGTCGCTAAGCGTTTAAGTGTTATCTTGGTCATTCAGTCCTAGCAGTAGCCGTTGTCGCATTTTAAAGGCCCTACTATCTAGTCTGTCTGGCTGCCCAATGTCTTGACCTACAAGCCCCAACAAGCAATATCTATAGAGATGAAAACTTACCTGGCATGGATGACCAGGTCGCACCACCTTGTTACTGAAACACTTCTTGACGCCGCCCTCGACAATGGTACAAAATCCCGGTTTGACCCGGCACGTGTCGGCCACGCATGATTCACATGGCAAGCACGTGAACGGCGTACCCACGCATCTCCCATTGGAACAATGGTCTGCTCTAGTGCACGCATTGCCATCGTTGCATCGAAGAGCATTGTTGTTGGTCCAACCCATCTTTTGTCTACTTTGGCAGTCCTGTGAGATGGAGAACGACAATACTCAGTGAAACTCCTTGAAAAAGGGATTTCGGGAATACAAACTGTCCTTCTAAATAAAATATGTTCTTGTAAGTGAGTTAGTTACAAATAAATGTGTGAAaatttttttaacagaaaatatttAGCAATAAAGTAAGCCCAATAATCCGTAGAACGTGTGTTGCTGATTGAGAGAACAGGATGATACACTGGGATGGTTTGATTCCTGTGCAGACAGCAGAGGGATGCACGACTACCCCCTCcgcccgtacccaggagggggggagggggtgcaggggagcccccccccccctcccaaaaacaacaacaacggccaaaggtccactttcggttcttaaCCCTATTTTGACCGGGGGGAGCTCTTTCGGCCCGCCATCCGTAACTTTTGAACCATTGGAGCTATTATTACCAGAATCATTATCTGTTATCATTATAAGTTATCATATATATTATAAGTTATCATAATCAGTTTGTATTCAATAAGCGACCGATATTCTTTAAGAAAATTGCCTTTGTGAAgtcacgatgacgtcacttaagtTAGCAGAAACTggcaatatttctgttttttagatatgtatttcttttttcgtCTTTTTCGATAATCTTATTATCTTAAAGTGGACATATACTATTATTGACACAgtttctatgacaacaatatatgacatctgtgacgtcattgattggcATGGTACCTTTAATATATCATAAGTGCGAGAGAACtcttaattaaagtaatatttaaatatctttttaaaaaaatgttttttctacTTTCTATTTACAATAGAGGaatataaaaagaattttggcaaatttagatgttagtTTAAAATAATCAGCGATTTTGAGCTTACTATGTGACATCAGCATCCaccatcttggatccgccatcctggatttaatgaaaattatttattttaatcaataaaaactgggTAGCAAAATCTAaagctttttgacaatattttatttttgtttcaagttatattaatgatttcaggtggatataaatgttttatttgctATTTTTACAAGCACTTTTTCGAGAAGgtcaaaaattgacaaaaacaccgcactccccccccccccccctaaaacagatatgtaaatttttattgttttttttttgataacttggtataaaacgtttatatgacatggatttacgttgagcacgtcgtattaatagttgatcttaacgacttaaagcgttttgcctaattttcattaaatctATATCTCAAAACTTGGTTGCTTTGGTTACCagggtacacatatcaaaattttgtttacaccaaactgattccagataaattttaggaaaagtcatcaaatttcaatgctctagctctactagttcaaaaattattacagatcAAGTGCTTTGGGCCTCAAAAGCCCCTTCCCgcggtctgaatagggttaatagttgtgctattatttgaagacaaaactattaagcatcagctagatcactctggtatgtatcAAAATCCAACAATAAatgtcccgtggagatactgcaaaggcatggtcagatttttatcagagaaatccattcccaccccccccccccccccaggaaaTATTAGGTCCACTTATTCGGATTCCACACACCcctaagaaaaatcctgggtacgggcctgctccGTGACACAGATgtcacataaaaaaataagcaagttttttttagggTGCGCTACAGGATATGACGGAATTCTCTTCCCTACGAAGGTCATGGCAATCAGAACTAACTTTCTTAAAACTTTGTATTTATGGCATTGGTACAGCTCGTCATACCATCTTTTTGCATGGCGCCGTTGGATTGTCTATGTGAAAATACATTGTACCTACCTGGCAAGGGTTAGAAGGGTTAACATTTCCATAGCTGTAGCATCTCCCACTTATGAGGCACTGTCTAAGGTCACATTGTGTCCCTACTTTAGTGTAGCAGGCGTTGCAACTACATGTGTAGCTTCCGTACGTATTCGTACAGGTGTGCTGACAGGGATTTCGCAAACACTCGTTGACAtctaaaaatggaaaaaattaGGCGGCTTATCCATGCACAGGCGCGAGCCAGGATTTGTGGGTGTGCAGTCGAGGGTCATCCCCCAGCTACACGCTAAATATGTTATAGATTAGGATCTTCATTCATACTTTATTGCTATTAGAAATATTTGAGGAAGTTCGGAGGCTTATCCGTATAGGGTCTCCGTACATACTAAGTTAAAATCTGGTAGTGTTTTGGTCCTGTGCAGTTATATTCTTATGCTGGACATCTAATTGAGAGAGTACGAGAGTACGAAATCGCCAAGTGTGTCGTAGGCTTGAGGTAAGCACCTGGCgcgattatatttttttactttatctaCAGGGAAAAATATGACAAGGAAGTGAACGCTTGGCCAAATAAATGTGGCTCAACATAGCTGGCGGATTAAGCTCCCAACATTTCAGTAGATATGATTAAGAAATAACTGCGATCAGTGGTGTATTCATTTAGcaaagtattttattttggaGAAGGCATACAAATACCAAAGTCTAAACGCTTGAGTTTGCAAGGAACGCGTTTTGCTAAATTTCCAAGCTAAAAAAGTAAGCGTTGGAGTTCATTGTACCCCCACGAAAGAACATAAGCTAACGTTGAAAAGCGTGATAAAAAGGTGCCAGTCGCCGCTGTGTCGATCGTTTCACATCTCTCCCCAACAATGATTGCTGATttaagcccaacaatccattcC
Protein-coding regions in this window:
- the LOC116619209 gene encoding uncharacterized protein LOC116619209 isoform X4; its protein translation is MWELGNSGTRTRTRRVTEPQKCGGKCPFQLSETIACNRNSCENGGTPISGRCKCRAGYEGTCCEKDVNECLRNPCQHTCTNTYGSYTCSCNACYTKVGTQCDLRQCLISGRCYSYGNVNPSNPCQDCQSRQKMGWTNNNALRCNDGNACTRADHCSNGRCVGTPFTCLPCESCVADTCRVKPGFCTIVEGGVKKCFSNKVVRPGHPCQECNSANPHQWTNNNALPCSDNNVQTKNDRCSNGACMGTPYSCLPCESHDGRGCPLKSGYCIIQHGGTRACFANQQLKPGNPCQWCNPTGSTSAWSNRNGVSCNDGNACTRADTCRNGICTSTPFTCNSHCQKCNGNSCSQKPGFGYVAGKCTCKIAGKDFNHQAINPANQCQWCDLYDAATKPSGAWTNRPTVTCDDKNACTKQDKCANGICSGVAYTCQSSYPSSSCVRTSVCNGDGTCRDIYRAAATICRAAKDGCDQPEKCNGRLGACPAAHTDPITIKTGSVQFKDSSFTSGAAFQHSTSALYVSISGFTVSCGVMRLKWYLLDGAAACSTTAAKSGLFPNANPKQTISGLSLQDNKSYKLAIQAIDMRSVTRPLVCSSAITIDTTRPSGGWVRDGTSGDASYQSTKDISAVWGGFNSRHGIARYEWQVLYTPFRSSSSSVLQSYTPVGLSTSASKTFGNIVDGSTIKVEVKAFTKAGLFTVRMSNGVVVDTSKPIAGAIFDGASNGIDLKFAKWTNSYKANWGAFSDVHSGIQKYEWSVMRAGSSLITGYSNTALARSGTISELVLTSGQRYCALVRGYNEAGLFIEATSNCVLIDQDAPRAGTVNDGTGADVSHQSNGSTISANWNGFNDGATGSGIVGYEYKITDKDKNQIIGWTSVGLRTYLAHSGLSLTSGAQYFVTVRARDAVGLTVEATSNGVVVDTSRPVFTGRVLVSGSTSTCSGKPCVYVSSNSTLAVSWTGFSDGHSGINYFLWAVIPDSRPIKNSDFKRIPGAGLPTKASFSGLALVDGSSYRIIIRAVNYAFLQTDASSDLIIPDPSPPRLGQVSDGPTANSDIDYQTSLDFVKATWTIFLEPHTRVKQYYYAIGSCIGGNYHVTGNTFLRLSPPTATALTFKNAKLVNGQTYCTKIKATNMADVFSHEVSSDGFTADITPPYVRNARVIDGKTRKDIDYQDSLTEMSASWEGFVDPESGIKSYEYGISRSRGGTPEILAWRDAGLSTNARATGLTLTDDVYYFIVCAINKAGLRNCMSSDGVLIDHSPPNRGIVNDGRLEPDLRYQSSLTDVAANWEGIWDLESSIETFEWAVKENVTNKVAMDYSDVGLATHVMTERPLSLENGKTYLVHLRYRNQAGTVNEITSNGITIDSTPPLPTQILPGNAAVGDWKYNAADRAYYSPSTSHVFAHWDPFIENESEVWYYKWGIGTSKCGAQVQPLTTIGSTTSANTTQSDQNFKQGVRYYVTVTSRNRANLLSRGCSEALVLDGSPPQAGFVMIGSPDLNRKYVGVDSAEVHWRNFRDEESGIDFCDVFIDGLSDGNKVATVPDAPTGHVLIPRAHLTPSKSYLAIVKCYNKAGLSTKVWSETFIVDDSKPLATGPVLVGVSRDSSKQYQKETDSVTISWTPFSDPESPLADYQVGMGTTAQGDDVISFTNIGLGTKYTKLGLKLFHRNLYYVTVVARNAAGLNTTVEALPLVVDTTPPQGDQRSVYDGDGGDDWEYISLNGTLSAHWEGISDPESGIIRSRYCIGTAPFGCQLKPPTNVGKASSFACPLCRVNPGENIFVTVEATNGAGASASWTSNGVLVDATPPLIGEVTDGDIESDMRTALMEYKLKTSWDGVEDLESGVESCRWSIRDARDKDIFTMDLKGPYKRGKTILSTNETYSSLNFTEGGIYLNAIVCNNGAKLTSVSKSNGFRVVSVWPRPATVRDGSSYIDKDYITSAKLIHANWDNFYSDLRDPVVDYAWAVGTSAGKDDVSHFRSLGLQTHVEGVPVSGDPDVDFLSPGNRYYVTVKATSLSGLSGVGSSDGFTVDITPPTKSIVRVSHRVINQSRNEVQLNVAWDGIEDKESGILESKFCVSKSPDSCQSYALSIGSATSTIVPSFLPVFQVWYYVIVIVQNNALLTTVMTSEKFTIDTTPPSKGDVIDGLTRDIDFTNDTGTMASQWGGFIDTDSGLDNCTWSLVEQSASIDRNSYGNDSDVFEESVSSADRATRNGLSLKPGSRYINRIKCANKDGFTVTSDSDGVVVDVSPPVVGEVIDGHDFSKDIDFVGMVTTVTARWRGFSDPESGIVGYKWALGRSPGHDDVIAFKDVGKVMAATAKNVSLTSGGHYYVTVRATNGAGMTSEGWSNGFIVDTTPPEIMMTNIDKRWLGPGGRLTATWSSRDLQSGVIKSEYCVGKSLGGCQSQPMRELTANATSVTCQDCVLQELGTYYITVRVWNAAGQHNLGTTGPISIDLTPPAAGLVTPDNYVTSCTTHCTLTTTVGAFVDLQSGIASCRFGIRDSAGFVTAFKDFVQGTVARATNVRLIPGQRYYTVVSCVDNAGLRTQAVSDGVLVDVTPPTKGHVIVSPDRTHDVYGVHSNCHLYNSTVRLHWYGFYDKHSSIKNFRVAMGTSTGSNDVLPFIDVGIAASYEFGLGPSVFSGDVVYAVVEAYNGAGLVTRAISPPTRLVSADSQDYLSEGDFKCLGF